A DNA window from Amycolatopsis sp. DSM 110486 contains the following coding sequences:
- the thrS gene encoding threonine--tRNA ligase, with product MSHPPSAAAVPAERVVVPAGTTAGAAVREAGLPTKGPDTIVVVRDAEGKLRDLAWAPEADAAVEPVAANTEDGRSVIRHSAAHVLAQAVQQEFPDAKLGIGPPVKDGFYYDFAVDKPFTPEDLQALEKRMKQIVKGAQQFSRRVFDSVDEAKKELANEPFKLELVDLKSEVDTDEVMEVGGGELTIYDNLDPRTKERVWSDLCRGPHVPTTKFIPAFKLTRVAAAYWRGSEKNPQLQRIYGTAWESGEAQDAYLERIAEAERRDHRRLGAELDLFSFPEEIGSGLPVFHPKGGIIRRELENYSRRRHEEAGYEFVNTPHISKGELFHTSGHLPYYADTMFPPVKFDDEDYYLKAMNCPMHNLIYRSRGRSYRELPLRLFEFGTVYRYEKSGVVHGLTRVRGLTMDDSHIYCTKEQMPGELRSLLKFVLDLLADYGLSDFYLELSTRGDSEKFIGEDWEWEEATETLRQAAIDSGLELVPDPGGAAFYGPKISVQARDAIGRTWQMSTIQLDFNQNKRFNLEYTASDGSRQRPVMIHRALFGSIERFFGVLTEHYAGAFPAWLSPVQVVGIPITADQVEFLDGVQKALRAKGIRAEVDASDDRMQKKIRTHTTQKVPFLLLAGAKDAEAGAVSFRFRDGGQINGVSVDTAVDAIAEWVAGRENASPSAEAVEKILR from the coding sequence GTGTCGCATCCGCCGTCAGCCGCCGCCGTCCCCGCCGAGCGCGTGGTGGTCCCGGCGGGCACTACGGCGGGAGCCGCGGTCCGCGAGGCCGGGCTGCCGACCAAGGGCCCGGACACGATCGTCGTCGTGCGCGATGCCGAGGGAAAGCTGCGCGACCTCGCCTGGGCGCCGGAGGCAGACGCCGCGGTGGAGCCCGTCGCGGCGAACACCGAAGACGGCCGCAGCGTGATCCGCCACTCGGCCGCCCATGTGCTGGCGCAGGCCGTGCAGCAGGAGTTCCCCGACGCGAAGCTCGGCATCGGGCCGCCGGTCAAGGACGGCTTCTACTACGACTTCGCTGTCGACAAGCCCTTCACCCCGGAAGACCTGCAGGCGCTCGAGAAGCGCATGAAGCAGATCGTGAAGGGTGCCCAGCAGTTCTCCCGCCGCGTGTTCGACTCCGTGGACGAGGCGAAGAAGGAGCTGGCGAACGAGCCGTTCAAGCTCGAGCTGGTCGACCTCAAGTCCGAAGTGGACACCGACGAGGTGATGGAGGTCGGTGGCGGCGAGCTGACCATCTACGACAACCTCGACCCGCGCACCAAGGAGCGCGTGTGGAGCGACCTCTGCCGCGGCCCGCACGTGCCCACCACGAAGTTCATCCCCGCGTTCAAGCTCACCCGTGTGGCCGCCGCCTACTGGCGCGGCAGCGAGAAGAACCCGCAGCTGCAGCGGATCTACGGCACGGCGTGGGAATCGGGCGAGGCGCAGGACGCCTACCTCGAGCGCATCGCCGAGGCCGAGCGCCGCGACCACCGCCGCCTCGGCGCCGAGCTCGACCTGTTCTCCTTCCCGGAGGAGATCGGCTCCGGGCTGCCGGTGTTCCACCCGAAGGGCGGCATCATCCGCCGCGAGCTGGAGAATTATTCGCGCCGCCGCCACGAGGAGGCCGGCTACGAGTTCGTGAACACGCCGCACATCTCCAAGGGCGAGCTGTTCCACACCTCCGGCCACCTGCCCTACTACGCCGACACGATGTTCCCTCCGGTCAAGTTCGACGACGAGGACTACTACCTCAAGGCCATGAACTGCCCGATGCACAACCTGATCTACCGCTCACGCGGGCGGTCGTACCGGGAGCTGCCGCTGCGGCTGTTCGAGTTCGGCACCGTGTACCGGTACGAGAAGTCGGGTGTGGTCCACGGCCTCACCCGCGTGCGCGGCCTCACGATGGACGACTCGCACATCTACTGCACCAAGGAGCAGATGCCGGGCGAGCTGCGCTCGCTGCTGAAGTTCGTGCTCGACCTGCTGGCCGACTACGGGCTGTCGGACTTCTACCTCGAGCTGTCCACCCGCGGTGACTCCGAGAAGTTCATCGGCGAGGACTGGGAATGGGAGGAGGCCACGGAGACGCTGCGGCAGGCCGCGATCGACTCCGGTCTCGAGCTCGTGCCCGACCCGGGCGGCGCCGCGTTCTACGGCCCGAAGATCTCCGTGCAGGCGAGGGACGCCATCGGCCGCACCTGGCAGATGTCCACGATCCAGCTGGACTTCAACCAGAACAAGCGCTTCAACCTCGAGTACACCGCGTCCGACGGTTCGCGCCAGCGCCCGGTGATGATCCACCGCGCGCTGTTCGGCTCGATCGAGCGGTTCTTCGGCGTGCTGACCGAGCACTACGCCGGCGCGTTCCCCGCGTGGCTCTCGCCGGTGCAGGTCGTGGGCATCCCGATCACCGCCGACCAGGTCGAGTTCCTCGACGGCGTGCAGAAGGCGTTGCGCGCCAAGGGGATCCGGGCCGAGGTCGACGCGAGCGACGACCGCATGCAGAAGAAGATCCGCACCCACACCACGCAGAAGGTGCCCTTCCTGCTCCTGGCGGGCGCGAAGGACGCCGAGGCGGGCGCGGTGTCGTTCCGCTTCCGCGACGGCGGCCAGATCAACGGCGTGTCCGTGGACACCGCCGTCGACGCCATCGCCGAGTGGGTGGCCGGCCGCGAGAACGCCTCGCCGAGCGCGGAGGCCGTGGAGAAGATCCTGCGGTGA
- a CDS encoding sugar transferase, giving the protein MEESVRPTSTVSEPPPHIDLQAMPEIPAIPEPAGAGRVKTATAADAARASHATRPAPVESTTAKSHPASWEKRYRAWVIASDIVAAFVVIGVSAFVIDRVAPQDMHAFGTALAVLCALPVSRAWSPRVLGEGPEEYRTLGRGLITAAVLVALGGLLFRALDVQPWVFIVVPVIALFAFPQRYLLRQVLHRKRRRGLCLLPVMAAGSPGTVADLIARTKTEAHVGWRVEAVCTVDGGTDRGSGEIDGVPVVGRLEELSRHVRRGGYRVVAITADQYWTPKRLQRLAWDLEGTAAELVVAPVLMEVAGPRLNVSGVLGMPLLRVTAPRFTGGRRLVKEVVDRCGAAFLLTLFSPLLLAIALAVKLGDRGPVIYRQRRVGKDGKNFTMLKFRTMVPNADKIRQNLEADNEGAGPLFKMKRDPRVTRVGGLLRRYSLDELPQLFNVLAGRMSLVGPRPPLPEETRQYAPDARRRLLVKPGLTGLWQVSGRSDLSWADSIRLDLRYVEDWSLALDLVIMWKTFRAVVGGDGAY; this is encoded by the coding sequence ATGGAAGAGTCGGTGCGGCCCACATCCACGGTCAGCGAACCGCCGCCGCACATCGACCTCCAGGCGATGCCGGAGATCCCCGCGATTCCCGAACCCGCCGGCGCCGGGAGGGTGAAGACCGCGACGGCCGCGGATGCCGCGCGGGCCTCGCACGCGACCCGGCCCGCGCCCGTCGAGTCGACCACGGCCAAATCGCATCCCGCTTCGTGGGAGAAGCGTTACCGCGCCTGGGTCATCGCCAGTGACATCGTCGCCGCCTTCGTGGTGATCGGCGTCAGCGCCTTCGTGATCGACCGCGTGGCACCGCAGGACATGCACGCGTTCGGCACGGCCCTGGCGGTGCTGTGCGCGCTGCCGGTCAGCCGCGCGTGGAGCCCGCGCGTGCTCGGCGAAGGACCCGAGGAGTACCGGACGCTCGGGCGCGGCCTCATCACCGCCGCCGTGCTGGTTGCGCTCGGCGGCCTGCTCTTCCGCGCGCTCGACGTGCAGCCGTGGGTGTTCATCGTGGTGCCCGTGATCGCGCTGTTCGCCTTCCCCCAGCGCTACCTGCTGCGCCAGGTCCTGCACCGCAAGCGCCGCCGCGGCCTGTGCCTGCTGCCCGTGATGGCGGCCGGCAGCCCCGGGACGGTGGCCGACCTCATCGCCCGCACGAAGACCGAGGCGCACGTCGGCTGGCGCGTGGAAGCGGTCTGCACGGTCGACGGCGGCACGGACCGCGGCAGCGGCGAGATCGACGGCGTGCCCGTGGTGGGCCGGCTCGAGGAACTCTCCCGGCACGTGCGCCGCGGTGGCTACCGCGTGGTCGCCATCACCGCGGACCAGTACTGGACGCCGAAGCGGTTGCAGCGCCTCGCGTGGGACCTCGAAGGCACCGCCGCGGAGCTGGTCGTGGCGCCGGTGCTGATGGAGGTCGCGGGGCCGCGGCTCAACGTCTCGGGTGTGCTCGGCATGCCGCTGCTGCGGGTCACGGCGCCGCGGTTCACCGGTGGCCGACGGCTCGTCAAGGAGGTCGTCGACCGCTGTGGCGCGGCGTTCCTCCTGACGCTGTTCTCCCCGTTGCTGCTGGCGATCGCGCTCGCCGTGAAGCTCGGCGACCGCGGCCCGGTGATCTACCGGCAGCGCCGCGTCGGCAAGGACGGCAAGAACTTCACGATGCTGAAGTTCCGCACGATGGTCCCGAACGCCGACAAGATCCGCCAGAACCTCGAAGCCGACAACGAAGGCGCCGGGCCGCTGTTCAAGATGAAGCGCGACCCGCGCGTGACCCGCGTCGGCGGGCTGCTGCGCCGCTATTCGCTCGACGAGCTGCCCCAGCTGTTCAACGTGCTCGCGGGACGCATGTCGCTCGTCGGCCCGCGCCCGCCGCTGCCGGAGGAGACGCGGCAGTACGCGCCCGACGCCCGCCGCCGGCTGCTCGTGAAGCCCGGCCTCACCGGCCTGTGGCAGGTCAGCGGCCGCAGCGACCTGTCCTGGGCCGACAGCATCCGGCTCGACCTGCGCTACGTCGAGGACTGGTCGCTCGCGCTGGACCTGGTGATCATGTGGAAGACCTTCCGGGCCGTCGTCGGCGGGGACGGCGCCTACTGA